In a single window of the Necator americanus strain Aroian chromosome X, whole genome shotgun sequence genome:
- a CDS encoding hypothetical protein (NECATOR_CHRX.G22015.T2), with protein sequence MSSKPGTSSQTTCADEEKKSRLLHEALTKASAVRASKRMQAMQSYGTTICLEPESSSTSSQLTDVELIKCHPLMPVLQLLCEKCGDATHTMQPRAFQMNDVCQEKGQDSDDNKQQYWLVRISTKQTFAGLIVVISIDSIHIALKIVLRENSGIPYVRWRSSEIS encoded by the exons ATGTCCAGCAAACCAGGAACGTCGAGTCAAACTACATGTGCAGACGAGGAGAAAAAGTCTAGACTACTCCATGAGGCCCTTACAAAAGCTAGCGCTGTTCGTGCAAGCAAAAGGATGCAG GCAATGCAATCGTACGGCACAACAATTTGTTTGGAACCAGAATCGTCATCAACCTCATCGCAGCTTACGGATGTTGAACTCATCAAATGTCACCCTCTAATGCCAGTACTTCAG TTATTGTGCGAAAAATGCGGTGATGCAACACATACAATGCAACCGAGAGCTTTTCAAATGAACGACGTTTGTCAG GAAAAAGGCCAGGATAGCGATGACAACA AGCAGCAGTATTGGCTCGTGAGGATAAGCACGAAACAAACCTTTGCTGGACTCATTGTCGTAATTTCCATCGACAGTATTCATATTGCGTTGAAAATCGTATTGCGG GAAAACTCGGGTATTCCTTATGTTCGATGGAGATCTTCTGAAATTTCGTAG
- a CDS encoding hypothetical protein (NECATOR_CHRX.G22014.T2), with product MAVTYALQCTLCELQYFVPQRIIPVQTFSSNNQRLCCPTYPQQAQTKQVFVWYGTTNGNGQRTAGIFSNVTTSVQQPQQQYQQQSTEPSSQSGIQGFTSSPTQQTSFPVVQGSEQIYQQGNLGPIQVSEPGNDPHYIDQTIGGQNNFGPIQFQPQAGENGAPTGGFQPTNVDRGTINSQFQLVTPDTAAYNNQYQQGNSAAGSYNSPNAGYQAQSSNANVEFTPVPNLIQLQPVTPIPNSYGDENPPANGQYWQTSGQLYNDANTMIPNQSGIGEMGAQNEWITNSPNSPSGSGGSQMQSSTPSNYVIQQQWNNGRGSPGNYEASTQSASNPSIQEQWNGGYSSSNSAGLPPQYYLDTTVQPNNNYMISSSNSATPQPIQETMFPSATPGRNQGATSGSSYIGPNLEASTSGDSRFSVTQPSSALGTTSNSFQYSTQNPISVISPANGIQQTSTLRPYNDGLYSTSPRQPVSESTPLFATSATNYADNINPAYVAPSVYQTARPDSSTQGAQVISTTNSPQIGTGTYGNQGRISPVPTSFGTSTRYGQNANGGYVQPASEAVFGQNFDNAGVAASQNPAVLDSSARVS from the exons ATGGCCGTCACCTATGCTCTCCAATGTACACTTTGCGAACTTCAATACTTCGTTCCGCAACGTATAATACCTGTGCAaacgttttcttcaaataatcaACG GTTATGTTGTCCGACCTATCCGCAACAAGCGCAGACGAAGCAGGTTTTTGTATGGTACGGGACCACCAACG GAAATGGTCAACGAACAGCAGGGATTTTCTCAAACGTCACCACTAGCGTACAA CAACCGCAGCAACAATATCAACAACAATCAACGGAACCATCTTCTCAATCAGGAATTCAAGGATTCACCTCTTCACCCACACAACAAACATCATTCCCTGTTGTACAAGGCAGTGAACAGATTTATCAGCAGGGAAATCTGGGGCCAATCCAGGTTTCTGAACCTGGAAACGATCCTCACTATATAGACCAAACCATAGGAGGACAAAACAATTTTGGACCTATCCAATTCCAACCGCAGGCTGGGGAGAATGGTGCTCCTACTGGCGGCTTCCAACCAACTAATGTAGACAGGGGAACAATTAACAGCCAATTTCAACTGGTAACTCCCGATACTGCAGCTTACAATAATCAATATCAACAAGGGAATTCGGCTGCAGGATCTTACAATAGTCCAAACGCAGGATATCAAGCCCAATCCTCAAATGCAAACGTTGAGTTTACTCCAGTGCCAAATCTGATCCAACTCCAACCAGTAACACCAATCCCAAACTCCTATGGAGACGAAAATCCACCGGCTAATGGGCAGTACTGGCAAACTTCGGGACAACTCTATAATGACGCGAACACTATGATTCCGAACCAATCTGGAATCGGGGAAATGGGCGCTCAAAATGAATGGATCACTAATAGTCCCAACAGTCCTTCCGGAAGTGGAGGTTCTCAGATGCAATCAAGCACGCCTTCGAATTATGTCATCCAACAGCAATGGAACAACGGTCGTGGATCGCCTGGAAATTATGAAGCATCGACGCAGTCCGCTTCTAATCCCTCAATTCAGGAGCAATGGAATGGAGGTTATTCATCGTCGAATTCAGCTGGGTTGCCACCACAATACTACTTGGATACAACTGTCCAACCAAATAATAACTACATGATTTCATCCTCGAACTCTGCCACACCACAACCAATCCAAGAAACGATGTTCCCATCTGCTACCCCTGGTCGGAATCAAGGAGCAACGTCTGGATCTTCGTATATTGGTCCTAATTTGGAGGCGTCTACGTCCGGAGATAGTCGATTTAGCGTAACTCAACCATCGTCAGCGTTGGGAACTACGTCGAACTCATTTCAGTATTCCACACAAAATCCGATTTCAGTCATATCTCCAGCTAACGGCATACAACAGACTTCAACTCTCAGACCATACAATGATGGACTGTACTCAACTTCGCCACGCCAGCCCGTCAGCGAGTCGACACCTCTGTTCGCCACTTCAGCAACAAATTACGCAGATAACATAAACCCTGCCTACGTCGCTCCTTCCGTCTATCAAACAGCTCGGCCGGACAGTTCAACGCAAGGAGCACAAGTTATCTCGACCACTAATTCACCTCAAATAGGAACCGGGACTTATGGTAACCAg GGAAGAATTTCTCCTGTTCCCACGAGTTTCGGAACGTCTACACGATATGGGCAAAATGCTAATGGAGGCTACGTACAACCAGCTTCTGAGGCAGTATTTGGGCAGAATTTCGATAATGCCGGAGTTGCGGCGAGCCAAAACCCTGCTGTATTGGACTCATCAGCTAGAGTGAGTTAA
- a CDS encoding hypothetical protein (NECATOR_CHRX.G22014.T1): protein MVMICRITVILFMAVTYALQCTLCELQYFVPQRIIPVQTFSSNNQRLCCPTYPQQAQTKQVFVWYGTTNGNGQRTAGIFSNVTTSVQQPQQQYQQQSTEPSSQSGIQGFTSSPTQQTSFPVVQGSEQIYQQGNLGPIQVSEPGNDPHYIDQTIGGQNNFGPIQFQPQAGENGAPTGGFQPTNVDRGTINSQFQLVTPDTAAYNNQYQQGNSAAGSYNSPNAGYQAQSSNANVEFTPVPNLIQLQPVTPIPNSYGDENPPANGQYWQTSGQLYNDANTMIPNQSGIGEMGAQNEWITNSPNSPSGSGGSQMQSSTPSNYVIQQQWNNGRGSPGNYEASTQSASNPSIQEQWNGGYSSSNSAGLPPQYYLDTTVQPNNNYMISSSNSATPQPIQETMFPSATPGRNQGATSGSSYIGPNLEASTSGDSRFSVTQPSSALGTTSNSFQYSTQNPISVISPANGIQQTSTLRPYNDGLYSTSPRQPVSESTPLFATSATNYADNINPAYVAPSVYQTARPDSSTQGAQVISTTNSPQIGTGTYGNQGRISPVPTSFGTSTRYGQNANGGYVQPASEAVFGQNFDNAGVAASQNPAVLDSSARVS from the exons ATGGTTATGATATGCCGGATTACCGTGATTCTG TTTATGGCCGTCACCTATGCTCTCCAATGTACACTTTGCGAACTTCAATACTTCGTTCCGCAACGTATAATACCTGTGCAaacgttttcttcaaataatcaACG GTTATGTTGTCCGACCTATCCGCAACAAGCGCAGACGAAGCAGGTTTTTGTATGGTACGGGACCACCAACG GAAATGGTCAACGAACAGCAGGGATTTTCTCAAACGTCACCACTAGCGTACAA CAACCGCAGCAACAATATCAACAACAATCAACGGAACCATCTTCTCAATCAGGAATTCAAGGATTCACCTCTTCACCCACACAACAAACATCATTCCCTGTTGTACAAGGCAGTGAACAGATTTATCAGCAGGGAAATCTGGGGCCAATCCAGGTTTCTGAACCTGGAAACGATCCTCACTATATAGACCAAACCATAGGAGGACAAAACAATTTTGGACCTATCCAATTCCAACCGCAGGCTGGGGAGAATGGTGCTCCTACTGGCGGCTTCCAACCAACTAATGTAGACAGGGGAACAATTAACAGCCAATTTCAACTGGTAACTCCCGATACTGCAGCTTACAATAATCAATATCAACAAGGGAATTCGGCTGCAGGATCTTACAATAGTCCAAACGCAGGATATCAAGCCCAATCCTCAAATGCAAACGTTGAGTTTACTCCAGTGCCAAATCTGATCCAACTCCAACCAGTAACACCAATCCCAAACTCCTATGGAGACGAAAATCCACCGGCTAATGGGCAGTACTGGCAAACTTCGGGACAACTCTATAATGACGCGAACACTATGATTCCGAACCAATCTGGAATCGGGGAAATGGGCGCTCAAAATGAATGGATCACTAATAGTCCCAACAGTCCTTCCGGAAGTGGAGGTTCTCAGATGCAATCAAGCACGCCTTCGAATTATGTCATCCAACAGCAATGGAACAACGGTCGTGGATCGCCTGGAAATTATGAAGCATCGACGCAGTCCGCTTCTAATCCCTCAATTCAGGAGCAATGGAATGGAGGTTATTCATCGTCGAATTCAGCTGGGTTGCCACCACAATACTACTTGGATACAACTGTCCAACCAAATAATAACTACATGATTTCATCCTCGAACTCTGCCACACCACAACCAATCCAAGAAACGATGTTCCCATCTGCTACCCCTGGTCGGAATCAAGGAGCAACGTCTGGATCTTCGTATATTGGTCCTAATTTGGAGGCGTCTACGTCCGGAGATAGTCGATTTAGCGTAACTCAACCATCGTCAGCGTTGGGAACTACGTCGAACTCATTTCAGTATTCCACACAAAATCCGATTTCAGTCATATCTCCAGCTAACGGCATACAACAGACTTCAACTCTCAGACCATACAATGATGGACTGTACTCAACTTCGCCACGCCAGCCCGTCAGCGAGTCGACACCTCTGTTCGCCACTTCAGCAACAAATTACGCAGATAACATAAACCCTGCCTACGTCGCTCCTTCCGTCTATCAAACAGCTCGGCCGGACAGTTCAACGCAAGGAGCACAAGTTATCTCGACCACTAATTCACCTCAAATAGGAACCGGGACTTATGGTAACCAg GGAAGAATTTCTCCTGTTCCCACGAGTTTCGGAACGTCTACACGATATGGGCAAAATGCTAATGGAGGCTACGTACAACCAGCTTCTGAGGCAGTATTTGGGCAGAATTTCGATAATGCCGGAGTTGCGGCGAGCCAAAACCCTGCTGTATTGGACTCATCAGCTAGAGTGAGTTAA